One region of Quercus lobata isolate SW786 chromosome 2, ValleyOak3.0 Primary Assembly, whole genome shotgun sequence genomic DNA includes:
- the LOC115959285 gene encoding uncharacterized protein LOC115959285, translating to MCPSAAGYPDFYAEQANALNNYGKPFASPFSETYNPNWRNHPNFSWRQSQPPTNVGGQQVHQQSQFRPPTQAYPPIPQSTPQFVTPPRQQPSLEESLKTFMQSTSQAIQEMKSSTHLNTQAISKLENQVGQLATQVGEREKGKFPSQPIPNPKGQYAINGSSSSTHGQEHVQSITTLRSGKQVDNQVKMPEVEDDENIMLKEKGTHSSHDDHREKKDNPPATPIQDLNSPLDKRFVPKASFPQRLISPQKSAQFGDILEVFKQVQINIPFLDAIQQVPAYAKFLKDLVTMKRKTNVPKKAFLTEQVSSIIQNKYPVKCKDPGSPTISCRIGDHLIERALLDLGASVNLLPYSVYLQLGLGDLKPTTMTLQLADRSVKIPRGRPFLATSNALINCRSGVMKISFGNMTVELNIFDISKQVLDNEDICEVNMIGSLVHDTFLQSSCEDPPNACLTRFDCNLDTEKSIEEVNALLDSIPLLSIDSWQPKVIPLPLSSSLFPSIVEPPKLGEFWEHQLISILQEYKEAIGWKIADIKGISASVVMQRIHLEDTAKASQHVFDPGLFRAKFREAEAEAEAEASAKAEG from the exons ATGTGTCCTTCTGCAGCTGGGTACCCTGATTTTTATGCTGAGCAAGCAAATGCACTGAATAATTATGGAAAACCATTTGCTAGTCCATTTTCAGAGACATACAATCCAAATTGGAGGAACCATCCTAATTTCTCATGGAGGCAAAGTCAGCCTCCCACAAATGTAGGTGGACAACAAGTGCATCAACAAAGTCAATTTCGTCCACCTACTCAAGCATATCCTCCCATTCCTCAATCAACACCTCAGTTTGTAACACCACCAAGACAACAACCATCTTTGGAGGAGTCTCTCAAAACTTTCATGCAGTCAACTAGCCAAGCCATTCAAGAGATGAAAAGTTCCACCCATTTGAATACTCAAGCTATTTCAAAGTTGGAAAATCAAGTTGGCCAGTTAGCAACCCAAGTTggagaaagggaaaaaggaaagttTCCTAGTCAACCTATACCTAACCCAAAAGGACAGTATGCCATCAATGGTTCTTCTAGTTCTACTCATGGACAAGAACATGTTCAGTCTATTACTACCCTTAGGTCTGGTAAGCAAGTTGATAATCAAGTGAAAATGCCAGAAGTGGAGgatgatgaaaatattatgttaaaggaaaaaggaactCATAGTTCACATGATGATCATAGAGAAAAGAAGGACAACCCACCCGCCACTCCAATTCAGGATCTTAATTCCCCCCTTGATAAGAGGTTTGTTCCTAAAGCTTCATTTCCTCAAAGGTTAATCAGTCCTCAGAAAAGTGCACAATTTGGAGACATTTTAGAGGTCTTTAAGCAGGTGCAAATAAACATTCCATTTCTTGATGCAATTCAGCAAGTTCCTGCTTATGCCAAATTTCTAAAAGATCTTGTGACAATGAAGAGAAAGACAAATGTCCCTAAAAAGGCATTTTTGACCGAGCAAGTCAGTTCAATCATTCAGAATAAATATCCAGTGAAATGTAAGGACCCTGGATCTCCTACAATTTCATGTAGGATTGGGGATCATCTCATTGAGCGAGCTTTGCTAGATTTGGGGGCAAGTGTGAACTTATTGCCATATTCAGTATACTTACAGCTAGGTTTGGGGGATTTAAAACCAACAACCATGACACTTCAATTAGCTGATAGGTCTGTGAAAATCCCTAGAG GTCGCCCTTTCTTAGCCACATCCAATGCTTTGATCAATTGTCGGAGTGGTGTGATGAAGATTTCTTTTGGGAATATGACTGTTGAGCTTAATATTTTTGACATAAGTAAGCAAGTACTAGACAATGAGGATATATGTGAGGTTAACATGATTGGGAGCCTAGTCCATGATACTTTCCTACAATCAAGTTGTGAGGATCCCCCAAATGCTTGCTTAACCCGTTTTGATTGTAATTTGGATACTGAAAAATCAATTGAGGAGGTCAATGCATTGTTGGATTCTATTCCTCTCTTAAGTATTGATAGCTGGCAGCCAAAAGTGATCCCTCTTCCACTTTCTTCATCCCTATTCCCATCTATTGTAGAACCACCAAAGTTGGGTGAATTTTGGGAACACCAATTGATAAGTATACTTCAAGAGTATAAGGAAGCTATAGGTTGGAAAATTGCTGATATTAAGGGTATTAGTGCTTCTGTGGTTATGCAAAGAATTCACTTGGAAGACACTGCAAAAGCTTCTCAACATGTTTTTGACCCAG gactctttagggcaaaattcagggaGGCTGAGGCTGAGGCAGAGGCAGAGGCTAGTGCTAAGGCTGAGGGCTGA